A single region of the Gossypium arboreum isolate Shixiya-1 chromosome 12, ASM2569848v2, whole genome shotgun sequence genome encodes:
- the LOC108478250 gene encoding mediator of RNA polymerase II transcription subunit 28, with protein MSERQELQPDPQIQSPQGSSRDDMISWVVALETALLPCLPARELQAIDRSPHPSHQIDVERHARDFMEAAKKLQLYFLGLQREDQPTKAEMLRKEIATMEEELKTKTEMMKNQERLIQGWRKDLSDQLDQHTTELERV; from the exons ATGAGTGAAAGGCAAGAGCTTCAACCCGATCCACAGATTCAATCGCCCCAGGGTTCATCAAGAGATGACATGATTTCCTGGGTGGTGGCGTTAGAGACGGCTTTGCTCCCCTGCTTGCCAGCCAGAGAGCTTCAAGCAATCGACCGTTCTCCGCACCCTTCTCATCAGA TTGATGTGGAGAGACATGCTAGAGATTTCATGGAAGCTGCCAAGAAGCTTCAGTTATATTTCCTTGGCTTGCAACGCGAGGATCAGCCAACCAAGGCTGAAATGCTCAGAAAA GAGATTGCAACAATGGAAGAAGAGTTGAAAACGAAGACGGAGATGATGAAGAATCAGGAGAGACTGATCCAGGGATGGAGGAAGGATTTGAGTGACCAACTGGACCAACACACTACTGAACTGGAGAGAGTATAG